The following are encoded together in the Fundulus heteroclitus isolate FHET01 chromosome 19, MU-UCD_Fhet_4.1, whole genome shotgun sequence genome:
- the LOC118567006 gene encoding uncharacterized protein LOC118567006, which yields MARNRFQDIMRHLRFDDMFTRSERVETDKFATISDVWGSFVTNCIASYNPGRHITIDEQLFPSKTRCCFLQYIATKPDKFGIKFWVACDLKSKYICNVFPYLGKDPSHLSGERLSKTVVMRLMEPFMDKGRTVTTDNFFTSLSLAQRLLSQKTTILGTVNKRRREIPQSARQMDRTEFTTQMFSTTGATLTVYAPKRKKAVYVFNSMHSVVETEDTTKRKPNTVTQYNKTKCGVDVMDQMVREYSVRAGTRRWPVAVFYNMIDMAALNAHVLYQGCIGVQERWVDLTNISIRENFLYGEFSRRHQRTSWVFNRQSDSHLPRSF from the coding sequence ATGGCCCGAAACCGCTTCCAAGACATCATGCGACACCTACGCTTTGATGACATGTTTACACGCAGTGAGCGAGTGGAGACCGATAAGTTTGCTACAATCTCCGATGTTTGGGGATCGTTTGTCACTAACTGCATCGCATCCTACAACCCTGGTCGACACATCACTATTGATGAACAACTTTTTCCATCAAAGACTCGCTGCTGTTTCCTGCAATACATTGCAACAAAACCGGACAAGTTTGGCATCAAGTTTTGGGTGGCTTGTGacttgaaatcaaagtacatctGTAATGTCTTCCCATATCTTGGCAAGGACCCCAGTCATCTCAGTGGGGAGAGACTGTCCAAGACTGTAGTGATGAGGCTGATGGAACCGTTCATGGACAAGGGCAGAACTGTAACCACGGACAATTTCTTTACATCACTGTCACTTGCACAACGACTGCTTAGCCAGAAAACCACTATCCTCGGCACAGTCAACAAGAGACGACGGGAAATTCCTCAATCCGCTAGACAGATGGATCGCACTGAATTCACCACTCAGATGTTTTCAACCACTGGTGCCACGCTGACGGTGTATGCGCCCAAACGGAAGAAGGCCGTTTACGTTTTCAACAGCATGCACAGCGTGGTTGAGACTGAGGATACCACCAAAAGGAAGCCAAACACGGTCAcacaatacaacaaaacaaagtgcgGTGTGGATGTGATGGACCAAATGGTGCGGGAGTACAGCGTGCGTGCAGGAACACGGAGATGGCCAGTTGCCGTGTTCTACAACATGATTGACATGGCAGCACTGAATGCACATGTGCTTTATCAGGGATGCATTGGGGTGCAGGAGAGATGGGTGGACTTGACAAATATTTCCATCAGAGAAAACTTTCTTTATGGAGAGTTTTCAAGACGCCACCAAAGAACCTCATGGGTATTTAATCGTCAATCTGACTCCCACTTGCCCAGATCGTTTTAG
- the LOC105922401 gene encoding uncharacterized protein K02A2.6, giving the protein MLKQLHVRHCGIVRMKELARRYFWWPGLDKHIEEYGGHCTTCQTVRNAPKPAAVHPWEWPAEPWQRIHIDFAGPIEDRMLLVVVDAHSKWQDVVIMKSTTTRKTIERLEEMFSRYGIPEQLVSDNGPQFVAEEMEAFLKMNGIQHIKSAPYHPSTNGLAERFVQTLKNSLKASVSQGSLHQRLYSSMLTYRNTPHSTTKAPPAELLLKRVLRTKLDCIRPPSRSKTVHSSQQEQSQRRSGTPRSFHIGDPVLARNYLRGPRWVPAEMVAIIGPLSYQIRTNNDAVWCRHTDQLLTRRGPASEPMDSPPLDISSQADVVVDLAAPDTLPATLQEDNVTDRVSQLPSPTESAPLPSPVTHHPHRYPTCERRPPDRLDF; this is encoded by the coding sequence ATGTTAAAACAACTCCATGTCAGGCACTGTGGTATAGTGCGCATGAAGGAACTGGCTCGCCGTTATTTCTGGTGGCCGGGGCTAGACAAGCACATTGAGGAGTACGGGGGCCATTGCACTACCTGCCAGACAGTGCGAAACGCACCCAAACCAGCGGCAGTCCACCCATGGGAATGGCCCGCGGAGCCGTGGCAGCGTATACACATTGACTTTGCTGGACCAATCGAGGACAGAATGTTGTTGGTGGTGGTGGACGCGCACAGCAAATGGCAAGACGTGGTCATCATGAAGTCTACAACCACAAGGAAAACCATTGAGCGTCTGGAGGAAATGTTCAGCCGGTATGGAATACCGGAGCAGCTGGTGAGCGACAACGGGCCCCAGTTTGTCGCCGAGGAGATGGAGGCTTTCCTCAAAATGAATGGAATTCAACACATTAAGTCAGCACCCTACCACCCGTCCACCAATGGACTGGCCGAGAGATTTGTACAAACCTTAAAGAACAGTCTAAAGGCCTCAGTGTCCCAAGGTTCCCTTCATCAGCGACTGTACAGTTCCATGCTGACTTACCGAAACACGCCACACAGCACCACTAAAGCGCCGCCCGCTGAGCTCCTCCTGAAAAGAGTGCTGCGCACCAAACTGGATTGCATAAGGCCGCCGTCAAGGAGCAAAACTGTCCATAGCAGCCAGCAAGAGCAGAGCCAACGCAGGTCGGGCACACCACGGTCTTTTCATATAGGAGACCCGGTCCTGGCTCGCAATTACCTAAGGGGTCCCAGGTGGGTGCCAGCAGAGATGGTGGCCATTATCGGGCCGCTGTCATACCAAATACGCACCAACAATGACGCAGTGTGGTGTCGTCATACGGACCAACTGCTGACCAGAAGGGGCCCTGCATCGGAGCCCATGGACTCTCCTCCGCTAGATATCTCCAGCCAGGCCGATGTGGTGGTGGACCTGGCCGCCCCTGACACCCTGCCAGCCACACTTCAAGAGGACAACGTTACAGACCGGGTGTCCCAGCTTCCATCACCAACGGAATCAGCGCCACTGCCATCTCCGGTGACCCACCATCCTCACCGGTACCCCACATGCGAACGACGACCTCCTGACCGCCTGGACTTTTAG